From one Gossypium hirsutum isolate 1008001.06 chromosome D08, Gossypium_hirsutum_v2.1, whole genome shotgun sequence genomic stretch:
- the LOC107920082 gene encoding pentatricopeptide repeat-containing protein At2g44880 yields MRDKEEPHLQLHSLWRPVERKCMFLLQQKNTKTTLLQIHAFMLRHSVETNLNIFTKFIRACASISSLSAINHARRLFDVRPHRNDTLLCNSMIKAHLGVHQFTQSFTLYRDLRKDEEGFVPNKFTFLTLAKSCALNMAVCESSQIHNHVMKFGFCLDLYVSTALLDMYAKLGIMGSARKVFEEMPDRSVVSWTALICGYAKAGNMERAKKLLDEMPEKEDSVLYNAMIDGYVKLGDLDSARSLFNQMPDRNVISWTIMINGYCNSGDVVSARFLFNSMPEKNLVSWNAMIAGYCQNRQPHEALKLFYELQSTTLFEPDRVTIVSILPPIADLGALELGEWVHHFVQRKKLDRATNVCTALIDMYAKCGEINKAKKVFDEMLEREIASWNALINGYAVNGCAKEALGVFLEMQNRRIVPNDVTMIGVLSACNHGGLVKEGKRWFKAMAEFGLTPKIEHYGCMVDLLGRAGCVEEAEKLIESMPYEANAIILTSLLFAYWSLNNVERAERVLNKLVHMEPTNHGSYVMLRNLYAAEKRWEDVEEIRREMRRNGARKEAGCSLIEVDRRVLEFVSADKLHPQWELIRSVLLQLRMHMRGQPEMEAA; encoded by the coding sequence ATGAGAGATAAAGAAGAGCCACACTTGCAGTTGCACTCGCTATGGCGTCCGGTCGAGAGAAAATGTATGTTTCTTCTCCAACAAAAGAACACGAAAACCACTCTCCTCCAAATCCACGCTTTCATGCTCCGTCACTCCGTCGAAACCAACCTTAATATCTTCACTAAGTTCATCAGGGCATGCGCTTCTATTTCCTCTCTTTCCGCTATAAACCACGCCCGCCGCTTGTTCGATGTTAGGCCTCACCGAAACGACACACTTCTTTGCAATTCTATGATCAAAGCCCATCTGGGTGTCCACCAATTTACCCAATCTTTCACTCTTTATAGAGATCTTAGGAAAGATGAGGAGGGTTTTGTTCCCAACAAGTTCACATTTTTGACCCTTGCGAAGTCTTGTGCTTTAAACATGGCAGTCTGTGAGAGTTCACAGATACATAATCATGTGATGAAATTTGGGTTTTGCTTGGATTTGTATGTTTCAACAGCTTTGCTTGATATGTACGCAAAGCTTGGAATCATGGGTTCAGCAAGAAAGGTTTTCGAAGAAATGCCTGACAGAAGTGTAGTTTCATGGACAGCTCTGATTTGTGGCTATGCAAAAGCTGGGAATATGGAGAGAGCAAAGAAGCTTTTGGATGAGATGCCTGAGAAGGAGGATTCTGTCTTATACAATGCTATGATTGATGGGTATGTTAAGTTGGGAGATTTGGATTCGGCTCGAAGTTTGTTTAATCAAATGCCAGATAGGAACGTGATTTCTTGGACTATCATGATTAATGGATATTGCAATAGTGGTGATGTTGTGTCTGCCAGATTCTTATTTAATTCCATGCCTGAAAAAAACCTAGTATCTTGGAATGCAATGATTGCTGGGTACTGTCAGAATAGGCAACCTCATGAAGCATTGAAATTGTTTTATGAACTGCAATCGACCACATTGTTTGAGCCAGATAGAGTTACCATTGTGAGCATTCTTCCACCTATTGCTGATTTGGGTGCTCTTGAATTGGGTGAATGGGTTCACCATTTTGTTCAGAGGAAGAAACTTGATAGAGCAACCAATGTATGTACAGCTCTTATTGATATGTATGCAAAATGTGGAGAGATAAATAAAGCGAAAAAAGTTTTTGATGAGATGCTAGAAAGAGAAATAGCTTCATGGAATGCTTTAATAAATGGATATGCTGTAAATGGGTGTGCCAAAGAAGCATTGGGTGTATTTTTGGAAATGCAGAATCGAAGAATCGTGCCAAATGATGTGACCATGATTGGTGTTTTGTCTGCTTGTAACCATGGTGGTCTGGTGAAGGAAGGTAAGAGGTGGTTTAAAGCAATGGCAGAATTCGGGCTCACCCCAAAAATCGAGCATTATGGTTGTATGGTTGATCTGTTAGGGAGGGCAGGATGTGTGGAGGAAGCAGAGAAGCTGATAGAAAGTATGCCATATGAAGCCAATGCAATAATTCTCACTTCACTCCTATTTGCATACTGGTCCTTGAATAATGTTGAAAGAGCAGAGAGAGTGCTAAATAAGTTGGTCCATATGGAGCCAACTAATCACGGCAGTTACGTGATGTTAAGGAATTTGTATGCCGCTGAGAAAAGATGGGAAGATGTCGAAGAAATTAGGAGAGAGATGAGAAGGAATGGGGCTAGAAAAGAGGCTGGCTGCAGTCTTATTGAGGTTGATAGGAGGGTTTTGGAGTTTGTATCTGCAGATAAACTGCATCCTCAATGGGAATTGATACGGTCTGTGTTGCTGCAGTTGCGTATGCACATGAGGGGACAACCAGAGATGGAAGCTGCTTAA
- the LOC107920081 gene encoding protein ARABIDILLO 1: MSRRVRRKVANKGKDGVVSLSCHETGVEDLGTERNGVVDWTILPDDTVIHLFSRLNYRDRASLSSTCRAWRVLAASQCLWSSLDVRAHKFDTTMATSLAPRCMNLQKLKFRGAESADAVIHLQAKNLCEINGDYCRKITDASLSVIVARHEALESIQLGPDFCERITGDAIKAIAFCCPKLKKLRLSGIKDVFADAINALAKHCPNLIDIGFLDCLNVDEAALGNILPVRFLSVAGSSNMNWSVVSHLWHKLPKLIGLDVSRTDIGSTDVSRLLFSSQSLKVLCALNCPVLEEDTSVSTIKTKGKLLLSLFSDIFIELSSLFADTTKKGRNVLLDWRCSKKKDKNLNEIMTWLEWILSHTLLRTAESNPQGLDDFWLKQGAALLLSLMQSSQEDVQERAATGLATFVVIDDENASIDCRRAEAVMLDGGIRLLLNLAKCWREGLQSEAAKAIANLSVNANVAKAVAEEGGINILALLARSMNRMVAEEAAGGLWNLSVGEEHKAAIAEAGGVKALVDLIFKWSSGCDGVLERAAGALANLAADDKCSTEVAIAGGVHALVMLACSCKFEGVQEQAARALANLAAHGDSNSNNAAVGQEAGALEALVQLTRSPHEGVRQEAAGALWNLSFDDRNREAIAAGGGIEALVTLAQSCSNASPGLQERAAGALWGLSVSEANSIAIGQEGGVAPLIALARSDAEDVHETAAGALWNLAFNHSNALRIVEEGGVPALVHLCLTSESKMACFMAALALAYMFDGRTDEFTPMVTSSESSLKSVSMDGPRRLALKHIEAFILRFSDAQAFAAAAVSSAPAALAQVTEKARIQEAGHLRCSGAEIGRFVSMLRNSSSILKTCAAFALLQFTIPGGRHAVHHASLMQGAGAARVLRSAAAAANAPIEAKIFARIVLRNLEHHQVEHSI, translated from the exons ATGAGTCGTAGGGTGCGGCGCAAGGTGGCAAATAAAGGGAAGGATGGCGTTGTATCACTAAGTTGCCATGAAACCGGAGTTGAGGATTTAGGTACTGAGAGAAATGGGGTCGTGGATTGGACAATCTTACCTGATGATACAGTGATTCACTTATTTTCACGGCTAAATTATCGTGATCGGGCGAGTTTGTCATCGACTTGTAGGGCATGGAGGGTTTTGGCTGCTTCTCAATGTTTATGGAGTTCATTGGATGTCCGTGCTCATAAATTTGATACTACAATGGCTACTTCACTTGCCCCCAGGTGTATGAATCTTCAAAAGCTAAAGTTTCGAGGGGCAGAGTCTGCTGATGCAGTAATTCATCTTCAAGCTAAGAACTTGTGTGAAATAAATGGTGATTACTGCAGGAAAATAACTGATGCTAGTCTATCTGTGATTGTTGCTCGACATGAGGCTCTGGAAAGTATTCAGCTCGGTCCAGACTTTTGTGAAAGGATCACTGGTGATGCTATAAAAGCAATAGCTTTTTgctgtccaaagctgaagaaacTTCGGTTATCTGGAATAAAGGATGTTTTTGCCGATGCAATCAACGCTTTGGCTAAGCACTGTCCTAATCTGATTGACATTGGGTTCCTTGATTGTTTGAATGTTGATGAGGCAGCCTTGGGAAATATTTTACCTGTCCGGTTTCTCTCTGTTGCAGGGTCGTCAAATATGAACTGGAGTGTGGTTTCACATCTCTGGCACAAGCTGCCTAAATTGATCGGGTTGGATGTTTCAAGAACTGATATTGGTTCAACTGATGTTTCTAGATTACTATTCTCATCCCAGAGCTTGAAGGTTTTGTGTGCTTTAAATTGTCCGGTTCTTGAAGAGGACACTAGTGTTAGCACAATTAAAACCAAAGGGAAATTGTTGCTTTCTCTTTTTTCAGATATTTTTATCGAACTATCTTCTTTATTTGCCGACACCACAAAAAAAGGGAGGAATGTGCTTTTGGATTGGAGGTGCTcaaagaaaaaagataaaaatttgaaTGAGATCATGACTTGGCTTGAATGGATCCTATCTCATACACTTTTGCGTACTGCTGAGAGCAATCCGCAAGGTCTTGATGATTTCTGGCTCAAGCAAGGAGCGGCACTGTTGCTCAGCTTAATGCAGAGCTCACAAGAGGATGTTCAAGAAAGGGCAGCCACTGGACTTGCGACTTTTGTTGTTATTGATGATGAAAATGCTAGCATAGATTGCAGAAGGGCTGAAGCAGTTATGCTAGATGGTGGCATCCGACTTCTTCTGAACCTAGCGAAATGTTGGCGGGAAGGACTACAATCCGAGGCTGCaaag GCTATAGCTAACTTGTCAGTGAATGCAAATGTTGCAAAAGCTGTGGCTGAAGAAGGAGGAATTAATATCCTTGCTTTGTTGGCGAGGTCCATGAACAGGATGGTAGCTGAGGAGGCTGCCGGAGGGCTATGGAACCTTTCTGTCGGGGAAGAGCACAAG GCTGCAATTGCTGAAGCTGGTGGAGTCAAAGCTTTGGTTGACCTTATATTCAAATGGTCATCTGGTTGTGATGGAGTTCTT GAGCGTGCAGCTGGTGCCTTGGCGAATTTGGCAGCTGATGATAAATGTAGTACGGAAGTTGCCATTGCAGGAGGTGTGCATGCATTGGTGATGCTTGCTTGTAGTTGCAAGTTTGAAGGAGTGCAAGAACAG GCTGCTCGGGCCTTAGCAAATTTGGCTGCTCATGGTGATAGCAACAGTAACAATGCTGCTGTAGGACAAGAGGCTGGTGCTCTTGAAGCACTAGTTCAGCTTACTCGTTCTCCTCATGAAGGTGTCAg GCAAGAAGCTGCTGGTGCATTGTGGAATTTATCATTTGACGACAGAAATCGAGAAGCAATTGCAGCTGGTGGTGGTATTGAGGCCTTG GTTACTCTAGCCCAATCCTGTTCAAATGCTTCCCCAGGTCTTCAAGAGAGGGCAGCTGGTGCTCTTTGGGGATTGTCAGTGTCAGAAGCCAACAG CATTGCTATTGGACAAGAAGGTGGTGTTGCACCTCTGATTGCTCTTGCTCGCTCTGATGCTGAA GATGTTCATGAAACTGCTGCAGGGGCTCTTTGGAACCTTGCTTTTAACCATAGTAACGCTCTTCGGATAGTTGAAGAAGGTGGGGTTCCTGCACTTGTTCATCTTTGTTTGACATCAGAATCAAAGATGGCATGCTTCATGGCTGCATTGGCACTGGCATACATGTTTGATGGAAG AACTGATGAGTTTACACCAATGGTCACATCATCAGAAAGCAGTTTAAAGAGTGTGAGCATGGATGGGCCCAGAAGACTGGCTTTGAAGCATATCGAAGCTTTTATTCTCAGATTCTCCGATGCACAAGCATTTGCAGCAGCAGCTGTTTCATCAGCTCCAGCAGCATTGGCACAAGTAACTGAAAAAGCTCGCATTCAAGAAGCAGGGCATCTAAGATGCAG TGGGGCTGAAATTGGAAGATTTGTCTCCATGCTTCGAAACTCATCTTCAATACTCAAGACATGTGCTGCATTTGCTCTACTCCAG TTTACCATCCCTGGTGGTCGACATGCAGTGCACCATGCTAGCCTTATGCAGGGTGCTGGAGCAGCAAGGGTTCTACGTTCTGCAGCCGCAGCAGCAAATGCTCCTATTGAGGCTAAAATCTTTGCACGAATCGTACTCCGAAACCTCGAGCATCACCAAGTAGAACATTCCATCTAA
- the LOC107920083 gene encoding uncharacterized protein — translation MDRWSGVFNVKLDPNCKNYYRIAASLCFSSASKSLTVPSANAIFFNGDRVEGTRNPVVERLSDLQNVAQVLVSKFGGSVNAWVIQASIFNGPFAVYKDFIPSVNQYGEPKSYSPVGFPASTSTVSLLSNCFQQAKDVVSSGTKKPCSISSSSTSRPKTVVLGFSKGGTAVNQFVAELGSLDDKSHIREQPAGVNVQEEVQILPTTKESLLNSITEIHYVDVGLNSFGAYITDQDVIERISKRVADGGPRVRFFLHGTPRQWCDGCRIWIQDEKNRLYRLIESEDEKSGGKLKVCERFYFADRKPDMQMHFEVIEKMDVS, via the exons ATGGATCGTTGGAGTGGTGTTTTCAATGTGAAATTAGACCCAAACTGTAAAAATTACTACCGAATCGCCGCATCTCTCTGCTTCTCCTCTGCTTCCAAATCCCTAACT GTGCCATCAGCGAATGCCATATTTTTCAATGGAGACAGAGTTGAAGGGACAAGGAACCCTGTGGTTGAGAGGCTATCGGATCTGCAAAACGTAGCTCAAGTTTTGGTTTCTAAATTTGGCGGGTCTGTTAATGCTTGGGTCATCCAGGCTTCCATTTTCAATGGACCTTTTGCTGTTTACAAGGATTTTATCCCGTCAGTCAATCAGTATGGTGAGCCTAAATCATATTCCCCTGTTGGATTCCCGGCTTCTACATCAACTGTCTCTCTCTTATCAAATTGTTTTCAACAG GCAAAAGATGTAGTTTCAAGTGGAACGAAGAAACCATGCTCCATTAGTTCATCATCTACATCACGACCCAAAACCGTAGTTCTTGGTTTCAGCAAAGGTGGTACTGCAGTTAACCAGTTTGTGGCTGAACTTGGTTCTTTGGATGACAAATCCCACATAAGAGAACAGCCTGCAGGGGTTAATGTCCAAGAGGAGGTTCAAATACTTCCCACGACTAAGGAAAGCTTATTAAACAGCATCACTGAGATTCATTACGTGGATGTGGGGTTAAACTCTTTTGGTGCATACATCACTGACCAAGACGTGATCGAAAGGATATCGAAACGGGTTGCGGATGGAGGCCCCAGGGTTCGTTTCTTTCTGCATGGAACTCCTAGGCAGTGGTGCGACGGCTGCAGAATTTGGATACAGGATGAGAAGAACAGATTGTATCGTTTGATTGAAAGTGAAGATGAGAAAAGTGGTGGGAAATTGAAGGTGTGTGAGAGATTTTATTTTGCTGATAGGAAGCCTGATATGCAGATGCATTTTGAAGTTATTGAAAAGATGGATGTTAGttga